In one window of Dyella thiooxydans DNA:
- the wrbA gene encoding NAD(P)H:quinone oxidoreductase yields the protein MSLTILVLYYSRTGHTAQLARLIARGVEEVPGMQARLRQVPPVAPVTETAQPPEPDEGAPYATRQDLQDCAGLALGSPTRFGNMAAPLKYFLDSTGAEWASGTLVGKPAAVFTSTSTMHGGQESTLLSMALPLLHHGMLLLGLPFTETALNATVTGGSPYGATHVSGTDGERPISEHERELARALGRRLADTARKLAGDA from the coding sequence ATGTCCCTCACGATCCTCGTCCTGTACTACAGCCGCACGGGCCACACCGCCCAGCTGGCGCGATTGATCGCGCGTGGCGTGGAGGAAGTGCCGGGCATGCAGGCGCGACTGCGCCAGGTGCCACCGGTGGCACCGGTCACCGAGACGGCGCAGCCGCCGGAGCCGGACGAGGGCGCGCCCTATGCCACGCGACAGGATCTGCAGGACTGCGCCGGCCTGGCACTGGGCAGCCCGACCCGCTTCGGCAACATGGCCGCGCCGCTGAAATACTTCCTCGACAGCACCGGCGCCGAGTGGGCCAGCGGCACACTGGTCGGCAAGCCGGCGGCGGTGTTCACTTCCACCAGCACGATGCACGGCGGGCAGGAATCGACCCTGCTCAGCATGGCGCTGCCGCTGCTACACCACGGCATGCTGCTGCTCGGCCTGCCGTTCACCGAAACGGCGCTCAACGCCACCGTGACGGGCGGCTCGCCCTATGGCGCGACCCACGTGTCCGGCACCGATGGGGAACGGCCGATCAGCGAGCACGAGCGCGAGCTTGCCCGCGCGCTCGGCCGACGCCTGGCCGATACCGCGCGCAAGCTGGCGGGGG